The genome window GAATCGTAACAATCAAAGGAACCCGGCGGTTCATCTTGATCTCTCTGATCTCTTCCGGAATCAGGCCGGCAATTTTTTCGGTTACCAGCAACACGCCGGTTTCCTGGTTCTGCAAAACCTTCGTCAGCGCCGTCAGCACTTCCTCCCGCTCATGCAGAACCACACCTTCCACTCCGGCCAACCGCATGCCGGCTTCCGTATCGACATTATCCGCTATTAGATACATCTTCATAACGTCTTTGATTCCCTTTCTTATCCGTTTTCTGCCGGAACAAAATCCTTAGCTTAAAATCATGATTGAAATAATCAAACCATAAATTGCAATTCCCTCAGCCAAACCGACGAAAATAACAGTCTTACCCAAAAGCGAAGAATCCTCACTGATTGCGCCAATGGCCGCCGATGCCGAGGAAGCCACGGCAATTCCGGTACCGATACAGGAAAGACCGGTCGAAAGCCCTGCGCCCACATACTTCAGGCCATCTGCTGCTGCCGCAGTCGCTGCCGCCTCGGCCGCAAAGACATTCGAGCCGCTGAATAAAAGAATCGTCGTTCCAATCAGCAAGCCGAAAAAGCTGAGCATATTCAAGCCCAAAAATGTTTTCACTTTTTTGCCGGCAATTTCATTTTTAATCGCCTTTAAGCCAACCATAATCGTCAACACAATCAAAACCATTGATACTGCTAAAACAAATCCCATCATTTTTCTCCTTTATCATCATTGTAAAAGCTGCGCCAAACTCCTTGGCTTTGTTTTTATTCTTTTAGTGAACTCTCCCGCCCACGCTGCAAATCCATCGTCAATCCCGAATCTGAAACGGCTTAAACTCCTTGCCGTCCCCCTTATAGAACCGGCTGAATAATTCATAATATTCCAGCCGCAAGCCCTGAATTCCGACAATCAAGCCCTCCAGCACAATAATCAGGATATTGCCGAAAACCATGACCGCCACCGAGCCGGCCCCGCCGACCATATGCGACAACTGATGAAAAGCCAGGAAAAAGCCGACATGGTTAAGCGCAAACGCCCCAACCCGCACGAAAGAAATCGTATTGGAAAAAACCGCCAGCAGGATTTCGACCAGTTCAAAAAACGACTCTATGCCGGACGGCGTATGGCCGTCTGCTTCGGCTAAATGTCTTTTCCGGTTTAGCCCCTGCGCCAGCCGCTCGGAAAAGAACAGCACCAGCATTGAAACCACAATCAGCCCGCCAATCAGCCAAATCGGAACTGCCTGTTTTAAGACCGTTGCTAAAATCAGGTACAAAATCGCCACATACAGAACCAAACCGGCAATTCCGTTTTTATCAAACAAAAATCGCCCCATATCTTTATTTTTCCATAGATTATATAAATTAATCAGCATCGCTATCAGCAGCAAGCCAATTCCGAAAACCACGGAAACGCCCAGCAACTGCATTTTAACCGCCATCGGGTCAATCATCGGAATAAACGGCAGATAATGGCGCAGCAGTTCTTCATTGCCGAACACCGAGCCGTAAAAAACACCGAAAATCATCGACATGACCCCAAAATAGGCCAGCAGTTTAGCCGCTTCCATGCCCTTGCGGCGGCTCAGCAAATACCCGGCCAGCGCAATCACCAATCCCTGACCGACATCACCGAACATCATACCGAACAACAGCATATAGGTGATGCCGACAAAAATGGTCGGGTCGGTTTCCTCATAAGCCGGCACGCCATACATTTTAACCACCGTTTCAAAGGGCTGAAAAAATCCCGGATTATTCAGCCTGGTCGGCGGTTTCTGGCGGACGGCGCTTTCATCTTCAATCACATAAGACAGCTCCGGCGTAATCTTAACATTGGCCTGAAACCGCTTAATTTGGCGATCCGGAATCCAGCCCGCCAGATAAAAAGCCTTATCGGTATGAACGGCATAATGTCTGACGTCAAATACGCCGTTTAGCCGAACCAAATAATGATAATACTGCTCCAGTTCCGGCAAATAGGACTGCGTATACTGCAGGCTTTCTTTTTCCAGCGCCGCCAGCTCCGTCTCAATCTCGGCTACCCGAGCCTTTAAGTTCTCCATCATGTCATGCGACTTACCGCTGACATCATCGGAAATCCGAATCCGTTCAAAGGAAAGAGATGTAAACAAGCTGTCCATA of Lachnospiraceae bacterium oral taxon 500 contains these proteins:
- a CDS encoding ATP synthase subunit F, whose translation is MKMYLIADNVDTEAGMRLAGVEGVVLHEREEVLTALTKVLQNQETGVLLVTEKIAGLIPEEIREIKMNRRVPLIVTIPDRHGSSRAKDSITQYIREAIGLKI
- a CDS encoding V-type ATP synthase subunit I; the encoded protein is MAIEKMHFMSIVGLLHELDDFVLSSIVPFDVQLVDAYETLDSLKGIQKFSEENKYEKLIVRIKELAKVSGTQFEYDALKARKAATIEEMSARIKELEDSVKNLTEKQNALREEKEQQQKLIRQLTPLDSFPVEVNKLFHFKYIKFRYGKMPTASYVKLREYSDNLDVIVYRVSQAEDFSYVMYFTPLAQQLNMDSLFTSLSFERIRISDDVSGKSHDMMENLKARVAEIETELAALEKESLQYTQSYLPELEQYYHYLVRLNGVFDVRHYAVHTDKAFYLAGWIPDRQIKRFQANVKITPELSYVIEDESAVRQKPPTRLNNPGFFQPFETVVKMYGVPAYEETDPTIFVGITYMLLFGMMFGDVGQGLVIALAGYLLSRRKGMEAAKLLAYFGVMSMIFGVFYGSVFGNEELLRHYLPFIPMIDPMAVKMQLLGVSVVFGIGLLLIAMLINLYNLWKNKDMGRFLFDKNGIAGLVLYVAILYLILATVLKQAVPIWLIGGLIVVSMLVLFFSERLAQGLNRKRHLAEADGHTPSGIESFFELVEILLAVFSNTISFVRVGAFALNHVGFFLAFHQLSHMVGGAGSVAVMVFGNILIIVLEGLIVGIQGLRLEYYELFSRFYKGDGKEFKPFQIRD
- a CDS encoding ATPase, with product MGFVLAVSMVLIVLTIMVGLKAIKNEIAGKKVKTFLGLNMLSFFGLLIGTTILLFSGSNVFAAEAAATAAAADGLKYVGAGLSTGLSCIGTGIAVASSASAAIGAISEDSSLLGKTVIFVGLAEGIAIYGLIISIMILS